A window from Festucalex cinctus isolate MCC-2025b chromosome 12, RoL_Fcin_1.0, whole genome shotgun sequence encodes these proteins:
- the stxbp6 gene encoding syntaxin-binding protein 6 isoform X1, which yields MSAKAAINKEVFVPHDEKMLAAVQVKRKTKKKIPFLATGGQGDYLTFICLSVTNKKPAHVTVTKVKQFQGSSAFVKRSQWTLDQLRQINGIDSNKDCAEFDLTFDNAFDQWVAGSAGEKCTFIQILHHTCQRYIPMRKPEFVNCQAKLLGGNSILHSAADSVTSAVQKASQALNERGERLGRAEERTADMMNSAEQFAVTAHKLAMKHKC from the exons ATGAGTGCCAAAGCCGCCATCAACAAGGAGGTCTTCGTACCCCACGACGAGAAGATGCTGGCAGCTGTGCAGGTGAAGCGGAAGACCAAGAAGAAGATTCCTTTCCTGGCTACCGGCGGTCAGGGAGACTACCTGACATTCATCTGCCTCTCAG TGACGAATAAGAAGCCAGCCCACGTCACCGTCACCAAAGTGAAACAGTTCCAAGGATCGTCTGCCTTTGTCAAACGCTCACAGTGGACTCTCGACCAACTACGGCAGATCAACGGCATCGACTCCAACAAG gaCTGCGCAGAGTTTGACCTGACGTTCGATAACGCCTTTGACCAGTGGGTCGCTGGTTCTGCGGGAGAGAAGTGCACCTTTATCCAGATTCTTCACCACACCTGCCAGCGCTACATCCCAATGCGGAAACCAGAGTTTGTCAACTGTCAGGCCAAACTGCTGGGAG GCAACAGTATACTCCACTCGGCAGCAGACAGCGTGACGAGCGCCGTGCAGAAAGCCAGCCAGGCTCTAAACGAGCGAGGCGAGCGACTGGGCCGGGCCGAGGAGCGGACCGCCGACATGATGAACAGCGCCGAGCAGTTTGCCGTCACAGCACACAAG CTTGCCATGAAGCACAAGTGTTAA
- the stxbp6 gene encoding syntaxin-binding protein 6 isoform X2, whose amino-acid sequence MSAKAAINKEVFVPHDEKMLAAVQVKRKTKKKIPFLATGGQGDYLTFICLSVTNKKPAHVTVTKVKQFQGSSAFVKRSQWTLDQLRQINGIDSNKDCAEFDLTFDNAFDQWVAGSAGEKCTFIQILHHTCQRYIPMRKPEFVNCQAKLLGEAQAVDSVVVRCKVFMNRVRKDLVAHHSLLRRQGNSILHSAADSVTSAVQKASQALNERGERLGRAEERTADMMNSAEQFAVTAHKLAMKHKC is encoded by the exons ATGAGTGCCAAAGCCGCCATCAACAAGGAGGTCTTCGTACCCCACGACGAGAAGATGCTGGCAGCTGTGCAGGTGAAGCGGAAGACCAAGAAGAAGATTCCTTTCCTGGCTACCGGCGGTCAGGGAGACTACCTGACATTCATCTGCCTCTCAG TGACGAATAAGAAGCCAGCCCACGTCACCGTCACCAAAGTGAAACAGTTCCAAGGATCGTCTGCCTTTGTCAAACGCTCACAGTGGACTCTCGACCAACTACGGCAGATCAACGGCATCGACTCCAACAAG gaCTGCGCAGAGTTTGACCTGACGTTCGATAACGCCTTTGACCAGTGGGTCGCTGGTTCTGCGGGAGAGAAGTGCACCTTTATCCAGATTCTTCACCACACCTGCCAGCGCTACATCCCAATGCGGAAACCAGAGTTTGTCAACTGTCAGGCCAAACTGCTGGGAG AAGCCCAAGCAGTAGATTCGGTTGTTGTGCGTTGCAAAGTGTTTATGAACAGAGTGAGGAAAGATCTGGTTGCTCACCATAGTCTTCTCAGACGACAAG GCAACAGTATACTCCACTCGGCAGCAGACAGCGTGACGAGCGCCGTGCAGAAAGCCAGCCAGGCTCTAAACGAGCGAGGCGAGCGACTGGGCCGGGCCGAGGAGCGGACCGCCGACATGATGAACAGCGCCGAGCAGTTTGCCGTCACAGCACACAAG CTTGCCATGAAGCACAAGTGTTAA